Proteins from a single region of Haloarchaeobius litoreus:
- a CDS encoding rubrerythrin-like domain-containing protein, giving the protein MKDVDVNPDEESPYECFECGTIVLSTDAPGTCPDCAGPMRNRRTPIE; this is encoded by the coding sequence ATGAAGGATGTCGACGTCAACCCCGACGAGGAGAGCCCGTACGAATGTTTCGAGTGTGGTACCATCGTCCTCTCGACGGACGCACCGGGGACCTGCCCCGACTGTGCCGGTCCGATGCGTAATCGACGGACGCCCATCGAGTGA
- the gdhB gene encoding glutamate dehydrogenase GdhB, giving the protein MASQSSATSDERSTGSVEPESAVETARRQLEHAAELVDIDPNVVERLRYPKKVHEVTVPIERDDGSVEVFTGYRAQHDSVRGPYKGGLRYHPEVTRDECVGLGMWMTWKCAVMDLPFGGAKGGIAVNPKQLSSGEKERLTRRFAQELRDVIGPTVDIPAPDMGTDPQTMAWLMDAYSMQQGETTPGVVTGKPPVVGGSEGRDGAPGRSVAIVTRDVVEYYDRDVSDTTVAIQGYGSVGANAARLLDDWGADVVAVSDVNGGIYDPDGLDTAAIPSHATEPEAVMQHDAPRTVSNEELLELDVDVLVPAAVGNVLTAENARDVRADIIVEGANGPTTSVADDILDERGIPVVPDILANAGGVTVSYFEWLQDINRRAWSLERVHEELEAEMQAAWTEVRREFDARDVSWRDAAYIVALSRVAEAHEARGLWP; this is encoded by the coding sequence ATGGCTTCGCAATCGAGCGCGACCAGCGACGAGCGGAGCACAGGATCTGTCGAGCCGGAGTCGGCCGTCGAGACCGCCCGGAGACAGCTCGAACACGCCGCCGAGCTGGTGGACATCGATCCGAACGTCGTCGAGCGGCTCAGGTACCCCAAGAAGGTCCACGAGGTCACGGTCCCCATCGAACGCGACGACGGCAGCGTCGAGGTGTTCACCGGGTATCGCGCCCAGCACGACAGCGTCCGCGGGCCGTACAAGGGCGGTCTGCGCTACCACCCGGAGGTCACCCGCGACGAGTGCGTCGGCCTCGGGATGTGGATGACCTGGAAGTGCGCCGTGATGGACCTCCCCTTCGGCGGTGCGAAGGGTGGTATCGCGGTGAACCCGAAGCAGCTCAGCAGCGGCGAGAAGGAACGTCTGACCCGCCGGTTCGCACAGGAGCTACGCGACGTCATCGGCCCCACCGTCGACATCCCCGCGCCTGACATGGGGACCGACCCTCAGACGATGGCGTGGCTCATGGACGCCTACTCGATGCAGCAGGGCGAGACGACACCCGGCGTCGTGACCGGCAAACCACCCGTCGTGGGTGGGAGCGAGGGCCGCGACGGTGCGCCCGGCCGGAGCGTGGCCATCGTCACCCGCGATGTCGTCGAGTACTACGACAGGGACGTTTCGGATACCACCGTCGCCATCCAGGGCTACGGGAGCGTCGGGGCGAACGCGGCCCGCCTCCTCGACGACTGGGGCGCGGACGTCGTCGCAGTGAGCGACGTCAACGGCGGCATCTACGACCCCGATGGCCTCGACACGGCCGCCATCCCGTCCCACGCAACGGAACCCGAGGCCGTGATGCAGCACGACGCACCCCGGACCGTCAGCAACGAGGAACTGCTGGAGCTGGACGTCGACGTGCTCGTCCCTGCAGCCGTCGGTAACGTCCTGACGGCCGAGAACGCCCGCGACGTCCGGGCGGACATCATCGTCGAAGGAGCGAACGGCCCGACCACCTCCGTCGCCGACGACATCCTCGACGAGCGGGGTATCCCCGTGGTCCCCGACATTCTGGCGAACGCCGGCGGCGTGACGGTGAGCTACTTCGAGTGGCTGCAGGACATCAACCGTCGTGCGTGGTCCCTCGAACGCGTCCACGAGGAGCTCGAAGCCGAGATGCAGGCGGCCTGGACGGAGGTCCGACGGGAGTTCGACGCCCGCGACGTGAGCTGGCGCGACGCCGCCTACATCGTCGCGCTCTCTCGGGTCGCCGAGGCACACGAGGCCCGCGGGCTCTGGCCGTAG
- a CDS encoding PQQ-dependent sugar dehydrogenase: protein MDRRRFLAVSAGALTLTAGCASDTSDADETPTTGDSTPTGDGTSTDEMGTDRTATSPDVPDAVGLETLATGLQNPLDIAFGPDADRYYVAEQPGRIRVVDVDGLRGEPMLDLTDTVVTGFEQGLLGIALHPNFAENRRLLVRYSAPRREGVSAEYSHTFVLSEFTVSSDGLTADPGSERVVMALDQPQGNHNAGSVLFGPDGYLYVGTGDGGAANDSGFGHTGDWYDGTDGGNGQDVTENLLGSILRIDVDGRDGDRGYGIPADNPLVGREGLDEHYAWGFRNPWRLAFDGETLFAGDVGQNRWEEVDVVEKGGNYGWNVREGTHCSRSDDCPSSTPDDVRGGERLLPPVIEYPHEGQPVSGISVITGNVYRGEGIPGLQGRFVFGDFRAEGRLFVATPAESGLWSTSVLPVADGDAETLSQILSFGRHDGVLYVLGNGGDGGGVHRLVPAA from the coding sequence ATGGACCGTCGCCGCTTCCTCGCCGTCAGTGCCGGCGCCCTCACACTCACTGCTGGCTGCGCGTCCGACACCTCGGACGCAGACGAGACGCCGACCACCGGAGACAGCACGCCGACCGGAGATGGGACAAGTACGGACGAGATGGGCACCGACCGGACGGCCACTAGCCCGGACGTCCCGGACGCCGTCGGTCTCGAGACGCTCGCGACGGGGCTCCAGAACCCGCTCGATATCGCGTTCGGGCCGGATGCAGACCGCTACTACGTCGCCGAACAGCCCGGTCGAATCCGTGTCGTCGACGTGGATGGACTCCGAGGTGAGCCGATGCTCGACCTCACCGACACCGTCGTCACCGGCTTCGAGCAGGGACTACTCGGCATCGCCCTCCACCCGAACTTCGCGGAGAACCGCCGCCTGCTCGTCCGGTACTCCGCGCCCCGGCGCGAGGGCGTCTCCGCCGAGTACAGCCACACGTTCGTACTCTCCGAGTTCACCGTCTCTTCCGACGGACTGACCGCGGATCCGGGGTCGGAGCGGGTGGTCATGGCGCTCGACCAGCCGCAGGGGAACCACAACGCGGGCTCGGTGCTGTTCGGTCCAGACGGCTACCTCTACGTCGGCACCGGTGACGGCGGCGCGGCGAACGACAGCGGGTTCGGCCACACCGGGGACTGGTACGACGGGACCGACGGCGGCAACGGGCAGGACGTGACCGAGAACCTGCTCGGGAGCATCCTCCGGATCGACGTCGACGGCCGCGACGGTGACCGTGGCTACGGCATCCCGGCGGACAACCCGCTCGTCGGTCGCGAGGGACTCGACGAGCACTACGCCTGGGGCTTCCGGAACCCGTGGCGGCTCGCCTTCGACGGGGAGACGTTGTTCGCCGGCGACGTGGGCCAGAACCGCTGGGAGGAGGTCGACGTGGTCGAGAAGGGCGGGAACTACGGCTGGAACGTTCGCGAGGGCACACACTGCTCCAGGAGCGACGACTGTCCGAGCAGCACACCCGACGACGTGCGCGGCGGCGAACGGCTGCTTCCCCCGGTCATCGAGTACCCCCACGAGGGGCAGCCCGTCAGCGGTATCTCCGTCATCACGGGCAACGTCTACCGGGGCGAGGGCATCCCCGGTCTTCAGGGCCGGTTCGTCTTCGGTGACTTCCGCGCAGAGGGACGGCTCTTCGTCGCGACACCCGCGGAGAGTGGTCTGTGGTCGACCTCGGTCCTCCCGGTCGCAGACGGCGACGCGGAGACGCTCTCACAGATACTCTCCTTCGGCCGCCACGACGGGGTGCTCTACGTGCTGGGGAACGGCGGTGATGGCGGTGGGGTGCATCGGCTGGTCCCGGCTGCGTGA
- a CDS encoding SHOCT domain-containing protein: MSERTTDKSLATLVLVVLGALLILPLLFMGFGTMGYGGMMGGWEHGMWNGGGAPGWVVLLGALIQLGFLAALVGLGYLVFRAVSDSSSGSERALEELRLAYARGDLSDEEYENRRDRLERDS; the protein is encoded by the coding sequence ATGTCCGAACGAACCACCGATAAATCGCTCGCCACGCTCGTCCTCGTCGTACTTGGAGCCCTGCTCATCCTGCCCCTGCTGTTCATGGGCTTCGGAACGATGGGGTACGGCGGTATGATGGGTGGCTGGGAGCACGGGATGTGGAACGGCGGCGGTGCACCTGGCTGGGTCGTGCTGCTGGGCGCGCTGATACAACTCGGGTTCCTCGCCGCCCTCGTCGGGCTCGGCTACCTCGTCTTCCGCGCGGTGAGCGATTCGTCGTCCGGGTCCGAACGCGCTCTCGAAGAGCTCAGGCTTGCCTACGCCCGGGGCGACCTCAGCGACGAAGAGTACGAGAACCGACGTGACCGCCTCGAACGGGACAGCTGA
- a CDS encoding heavy metal translocating P-type ATPase: MSTHRSQIDIQGMSCANCSQTIAERVEELDGVTEASINYATDEGSVEYDPGEVSLGEIFDAIEDAGYSPVTESVTIAITDMSCANCSETVQDALESLPGVVRADVNYATDEAQVSFNPAESSLDTFYEAIENAGYSPVREETGDGEAGGDGGGENARDAARNAEIRKQLRLTLFGAALSVPMLFFLVDKLLLGGVFVPETIFGMRFGWVEFALATPVQVVLGWPFYRNSYNALVKNRRANMDVLIALGSSTAYIYSVSVLFELVAGSMYFDTAALILVFITLGNYLEARSKGQAGEALRKLLEMEAETATVVDEDGTEREVSLEDVAVGDRMKVRPGEKIPTDGVVVEGQSAVDESMVTGESVPVEKAEGDEVVGSTINENGLLVVEATKVGSDTALQQIVQTVKEAQSRQPDIQNLADRISAYFVPAVIANALFWGTVWFLFPEALAGFVDALPLWGLVAGGPGVAGGGVSVFEFAIIVFASAVLIACPCALGLATPAATMVGTTIGAQNGVLFKGGDVLERAKDVDTVVFDKTGTLTKGEMELTDVVVFDDGQPVTDGGETAADGGELAARETPTEEDVLRLAATAESGSEHPLAQAIVEGARERGIEVGSPDSFENVPGHGVRAEVDGDTVLVGNRKLLRDNGIDPTPAAETMERLESAGKTAMLVGRTRADGSGGELVGVVADADTVKESAKDAVAALKERGVDVMMITGDNERTARAVAEQVGIDPENVRAEVLPEDKSDAVEAIQSEGRQAMMVGDGVNDAPALAVAYVGTAIGSGTDVAIEAADVTLMRDDPLDVVKAIRISDATLAKIKQNLVWALGYNTAMIPLASLGLLQPVLAAGAMAFSSVSVLTNSLLFRRYEPDHDYSLLGVRRRE; the protein is encoded by the coding sequence ATGAGCACGCATCGAAGTCAGATCGACATACAGGGGATGAGCTGCGCGAACTGCTCGCAGACCATCGCCGAGCGGGTCGAGGAGCTCGACGGCGTCACGGAGGCGAGCATCAACTACGCCACCGACGAGGGGAGCGTCGAGTACGACCCCGGCGAGGTCTCGCTCGGCGAGATATTCGACGCCATCGAGGACGCCGGCTACAGCCCGGTGACGGAGTCCGTAACCATCGCCATCACGGACATGTCCTGTGCGAACTGCTCGGAGACGGTGCAGGACGCACTGGAGTCGCTGCCGGGCGTCGTGCGCGCCGACGTGAACTACGCGACCGACGAGGCACAGGTCAGCTTCAACCCGGCCGAGTCCTCGCTCGACACGTTCTACGAGGCCATCGAGAACGCCGGCTACTCGCCGGTCAGAGAGGAGACCGGAGACGGTGAGGCCGGCGGCGACGGAGGCGGCGAGAACGCCCGCGACGCGGCACGCAACGCCGAGATACGCAAACAGCTCCGCCTGACACTGTTCGGGGCCGCGCTGTCCGTCCCGATGCTGTTCTTCCTCGTCGACAAGCTCCTGCTCGGTGGAGTGTTCGTCCCCGAGACGATCTTCGGGATGCGGTTCGGCTGGGTCGAGTTCGCCCTCGCGACGCCCGTCCAGGTCGTCCTCGGCTGGCCGTTCTACCGGAACTCGTACAACGCACTGGTGAAGAACCGGCGGGCCAACATGGACGTGCTCATCGCGCTCGGCTCGAGCACGGCCTACATCTACTCGGTGAGCGTCCTGTTCGAGCTCGTCGCCGGCAGCATGTACTTCGACACCGCGGCGCTCATCCTCGTGTTCATCACGCTCGGGAACTACCTCGAGGCCCGGTCGAAGGGCCAGGCCGGCGAGGCGCTGCGCAAGCTGCTCGAGATGGAGGCCGAGACGGCGACCGTCGTCGACGAGGACGGCACCGAGCGCGAGGTCTCGCTCGAAGACGTGGCGGTCGGCGACCGGATGAAGGTCCGGCCCGGGGAGAAGATCCCGACCGACGGCGTCGTCGTCGAGGGCCAGAGTGCGGTCGACGAGTCGATGGTCACCGGCGAGAGCGTCCCCGTCGAGAAGGCCGAGGGCGACGAGGTCGTCGGCTCGACCATCAACGAGAACGGCCTGCTCGTCGTCGAGGCCACGAAGGTCGGCAGCGACACGGCGCTCCAGCAGATCGTCCAGACAGTCAAGGAGGCACAGTCCCGCCAGCCCGACATCCAGAACCTCGCCGACCGCATCTCGGCGTACTTCGTCCCGGCGGTCATCGCAAACGCCCTGTTCTGGGGCACCGTCTGGTTCCTGTTCCCCGAGGCACTGGCGGGGTTCGTCGACGCACTCCCGCTCTGGGGGCTCGTCGCGGGCGGTCCCGGCGTCGCCGGCGGTGGCGTCTCGGTGTTCGAGTTCGCCATCATCGTGTTCGCCTCCGCGGTGCTCATCGCCTGTCCCTGCGCGCTCGGACTGGCGACCCCCGCGGCGACGATGGTCGGCACCACCATCGGTGCACAGAACGGCGTGCTGTTCAAGGGCGGTGACGTGCTCGAACGGGCGAAGGACGTGGACACCGTCGTCTTCGACAAGACGGGCACGCTGACGAAGGGCGAGATGGAGCTGACCGACGTGGTCGTCTTCGACGACGGGCAGCCCGTCACCGACGGTGGCGAGACCGCCGCCGACGGTGGGGAGCTCGCCGCCAGGGAGACGCCGACCGAGGAGGACGTGCTCCGCCTCGCCGCGACCGCCGAGAGCGGCAGCGAGCACCCGCTCGCACAGGCCATCGTCGAGGGTGCCCGGGAGCGCGGCATCGAGGTCGGGAGCCCCGACTCCTTCGAGAACGTCCCCGGGCACGGTGTCCGGGCCGAGGTCGACGGCGACACGGTGCTCGTCGGCAACCGGAAGCTGCTTCGCGACAACGGCATCGACCCCACCCCGGCCGCGGAGACGATGGAGCGCCTCGAATCGGCGGGGAAGACGGCCATGCTCGTCGGTCGCACCCGCGCTGACGGCAGTGGCGGCGAGCTCGTCGGCGTCGTCGCAGACGCGGACACCGTCAAGGAGAGCGCGAAGGACGCCGTCGCGGCGCTGAAAGAGCGCGGCGTCGACGTGATGATGATCACGGGCGACAACGAGCGGACGGCTCGCGCGGTCGCCGAACAGGTCGGCATCGACCCCGAGAACGTCCGCGCGGAGGTCCTCCCCGAGGACAAGTCTGACGCGGTCGAGGCCATCCAGTCCGAGGGTCGTCAGGCGATGATGGTCGGTGATGGTGTCAACGACGCGCCTGCGCTCGCCGTGGCCTACGTCGGCACCGCCATCGGCTCCGGCACCGACGTGGCCATCGAGGCCGCCGACGTGACGCTGATGCGCGACGACCCGCTCGACGTGGTGAAGGCCATCCGCATCTCAGACGCGACCCTGGCGAAGATCAAGCAGAACCTCGTCTGGGCGCTCGGCTACAACACGGCGATGATTCCGCTGGCCTCGCTCGGCCTGCTCCAGCCCGTGCTCGCGGCCGGCGCGATGGCGTTCTCCAGCGTCTCGGTGCTGACGAACAGCCTGCTGTTCCGCCGGTACGAACCGGACCACGACTACAGCCTGCTCGGGGTGCGTCGCCGGGAGTAG